Proteins from one Acidaminococcales bacterium genomic window:
- a CDS encoding transposase, giving the protein MGKYQSGGKAYGCRRVQIWLERRKSLRSSPKTILRIMHQYGLLPEMRRRKKYKQMGLFILCPFPLGGSR; this is encoded by the coding sequence TTGGGTAAATATCAAAGCGGCGGCAAAGCCTATGGTTGCCGACGCGTCCAAATTTGGCTGGAACGCAGAAAATCCTTGCGTTCCAGCCCCAAAACGATTCTTCGCATCATGCATCAATATGGGTTGCTACCTGAGATGCGTCGTCGCAAGAAGTACAAGCAGATGGGGCTTTTTATTCTTTGTCCGTTCCCTCTGGGCGGTTCAAGGTAG
- a CDS encoding HNH endonuclease: MEVEQKFIIPLKVCANRKKKEAIAIPVRIWSIDEKESAFDFVDRMGEMGLRQIEEVWKHYKDIIWVSNYGYVAKFTLAEAKDVFGDILEEQDGYFFRIKKAYFTKPDWRKKKDFLRERNFVPDNRSGKYQICLHVDVGQVREDLHRIVAKTFLENPEHKENVYHIDNNSYNNSVTNLIWLTKEEQMHCL, encoded by the coding sequence GTGGAGGTAGAGCAAAAGTTTATAATACCGCTAAAGGTTTGCGCAAACAGAAAGAAAAAAGAAGCAATAGCAATACCAGTTAGAATTTGGTCTATAGATGAGAAAGAAAGTGCTTTTGACTTTGTTGACAGGATGGGAGAGATGGGATTGCGCCAGATAGAAGAAGTGTGGAAACATTATAAAGACATTATCTGGGTCAGCAATTACGGTTATGTCGCTAAATTCACTTTGGCTGAAGCTAAAGATGTTTTTGGAGATATCCTTGAAGAGCAGGATGGCTATTTTTTCCGAATAAAAAAGGCATATTTTACTAAACCTGACTGGCGCAAAAAAAAGGACTTTCTTCGAGAACGCAATTTTGTTCCTGACAACCGTAGCGGCAAATACCAAATATGTTTACATGTAGATGTAGGCCAAGTTAGAGAAGACTTACATAGAATAGTCGCAAAAACTTTCTTGGAAAACCCCGAACATAAAGAGAATGTTTATCATATTGACAACAATTCTTATAATAACAGTGTTACCAATTTGATATGGCTCACGAAGGAGGAACAGATGCATTGCCTGTAG
- the purB gene encoding adenylosuccinate lyase, whose product MIKRYSTPQMAKLWTDDNEFRTMLKIEILAAEAMSELGQVPEGALRAIKEKADFTVERIREIEKVTNHDILAFLTAVAERVGDASKYIHMGLTSSDVKDTALACLMRDAADIIVGRLENLAVVLRRRAAEHKHTPMVGRTHGIHAEPMTLGLKFALWLDENERNLARMKAARAAVAVGKLSGAVGTYSNIDPLVEKYVCEKLGIRPARIATQVIQRDIHAEFIAAMAIVGSSLDKYATELRNLQRTDIRETEEYFTPGQKGSSAMPHKRNPITCERISGLARILRANAQAALENVALWHERDISHSSVERVILPDSSQLLDYMLEKITGVIDRLLVYPDAMLANLNKTGGLVFSQRVMLALVGKGALREDAYLWVQRNAMARWLEGADFKDNIAKDPDIAKFLTEDEIKECFDPAYMLRNVDLILARFEI is encoded by the coding sequence GTGATCAAACGCTACAGCACTCCCCAAATGGCGAAGTTGTGGACGGATGACAATGAGTTTCGCACCATGCTGAAAATAGAGATATTGGCTGCGGAAGCCATGTCCGAGCTGGGGCAGGTCCCTGAAGGTGCTTTGCGCGCAATCAAGGAAAAGGCGGACTTTACGGTGGAGCGGATACGCGAGATCGAGAAGGTTACCAATCATGACATCCTGGCTTTTTTGACGGCGGTGGCGGAGCGGGTAGGCGACGCCTCCAAATATATACACATGGGCCTTACGTCAAGCGACGTCAAGGATACGGCGCTGGCGTGCCTTATGCGGGACGCCGCGGACATTATTGTCGGGCGCCTCGAGAACTTGGCCGTTGTTTTGCGGCGGCGGGCGGCCGAGCACAAGCATACGCCGATGGTCGGGCGCACACACGGCATACACGCCGAACCCATGACGCTCGGGCTAAAGTTCGCCCTTTGGCTGGACGAGAACGAGCGCAACCTTGCGCGCATGAAAGCCGCCCGCGCGGCGGTGGCGGTGGGGAAGCTGTCCGGCGCGGTCGGGACTTATTCCAATATAGACCCTTTAGTGGAAAAATATGTATGCGAAAAACTTGGCATTCGGCCGGCGCGCATTGCCACGCAGGTAATACAGCGCGACATTCACGCTGAATTTATTGCCGCTATGGCGATCGTTGGCTCGTCGCTCGATAAGTACGCGACCGAGCTCAGGAACTTGCAGAGGACGGATATCCGGGAAACGGAGGAATATTTCACGCCGGGGCAGAAAGGTTCTTCCGCCATGCCCCACAAGCGCAATCCCATTACCTGCGAAAGGATCAGCGGCCTGGCCCGCATATTGCGCGCCAACGCGCAGGCGGCGCTGGAAAATGTCGCTCTCTGGCATGAACGGGACATTTCCCATTCTTCGGTGGAAAGGGTGATCCTGCCCGACAGTTCCCAACTGCTCGATTACATGCTGGAGAAAATTACCGGCGTCATAGACCGTCTGCTGGTTTATCCTGACGCCATGCTGGCCAACCTCAACAAAACCGGCGGCCTTGTTTTCAGCCAAAGGGTAATGCTCGCCCTGGTAGGCAAAGGCGCCCTGCGGGAGGACGCTTATTTGTGGGTGCAGAGAAACGCTATGGCGCGCTGGCTGGAAGGGGCGGATTTTAAGGACAATATCGCGAAAGATCCTGACATCGCCAAATTCCTTACGGAGGACGAGATAAAAGAATGTTTCGACCCGGCTTATATGTTGAGGAATGTCGATCTCATCCTGGCGCGTTTTGAAATCTGA
- a CDS encoding adenylosuccinate synthase yields MPSVVVVGAQWGDEGKGKIVDYLAEKSDIVVRYSGGSNAGHTVVVAGEEYKLRLLPSGILHPGKLCVLANGVALDAKVILGEIEAINRRGIDTGNLRVSDRAHVIMPYHQALDKLQEEYKGAGKIGTTQSGIGPCYADKMARTGIRVCDLMDEEIFAAKLKNCLAEKNLLLDKIYGAPGYDFAQVFAEYMEYARKLRPYVVDTGFLLARAMEGDKKIMYEGAQATFLDIDHGSYPYVTSSNPIAGGVCTGAGVGPKSIGTVVGVVKAYSTRVGEGPFVTELSDEIGSHIRDRGQEYGTVTKRPRRCGWVDAAVVRYAAQLSGMDYLAITRLDILDQLPKVKICTGYSYKGRRIDYMPASLKELAKCQPLYEELPGWQADISSAEKYGDLPANARRYVERLSELSGAPLGIVSVGPGRTQTIVLADLL; encoded by the coding sequence ATGCCGTCTGTTGTAGTTGTAGGCGCCCAATGGGGCGATGAGGGAAAAGGCAAGATCGTCGATTATCTCGCGGAAAAATCCGATATAGTCGTGCGTTATTCAGGCGGGTCAAACGCCGGGCATACGGTGGTCGTAGCGGGCGAGGAATATAAACTGAGGCTTCTGCCTTCAGGCATACTGCACCCCGGCAAGCTCTGCGTCCTGGCCAACGGCGTCGCCTTGGACGCCAAGGTCATTTTGGGCGAGATTGAAGCGATAAACCGCCGGGGAATAGACACCGGCAATCTGCGCGTTTCCGACCGGGCGCATGTGATCATGCCTTATCATCAGGCGCTGGACAAACTGCAGGAAGAATATAAGGGCGCCGGCAAAATCGGCACTACCCAGAGCGGGATCGGCCCCTGTTACGCGGACAAAATGGCGCGGACCGGCATAAGGGTGTGCGATTTGATGGACGAGGAGATTTTCGCCGCGAAATTAAAAAATTGCCTTGCGGAGAAAAATCTCTTGCTTGACAAGATTTACGGCGCGCCGGGCTATGATTTCGCGCAAGTGTTCGCCGAATACATGGAATACGCCAGAAAGCTGCGCCCTTATGTGGTGGATACCGGCTTTCTTTTGGCCAGGGCGATGGAAGGCGACAAAAAAATAATGTACGAAGGCGCACAGGCAACCTTTTTGGACATCGATCACGGCTCTTATCCTTATGTTACCAGTTCCAACCCGATCGCGGGCGGCGTATGCACGGGCGCGGGGGTAGGGCCTAAATCCATCGGCACGGTGGTGGGCGTGGTGAAAGCCTATTCCACCCGCGTGGGCGAAGGGCCTTTCGTTACCGAGCTTTCAGATGAAATCGGCAGCCATATCCGCGACCGTGGGCAAGAATACGGCACCGTTACCAAACGGCCGCGCCGCTGCGGCTGGGTAGACGCCGCAGTGGTAAGGTACGCCGCGCAGCTCAGCGGCATGGACTATTTGGCGATTACCCGCCTCGACATACTGGATCAGCTGCCCAAGGTGAAAATCTGCACAGGTTACTCCTACAAAGGCCGGCGCATTGACTACATGCCGGCCAGCCTGAAAGAGCTGGCCAAATGCCAGCCGCTGTATGAGGAACTGCCCGGTTGGCAGGCCGACATCTCCTCCGCCGAAAAATACGGCGATCTGCCCGCCAACGCCCGCCGCTACGTGGAAAGGCTTTCCGAACTGT